Part of the Paeniglutamicibacter sulfureus genome, CTTGACCCCCCTCCCATGAGCTACGAAGGCCTCCCGGTAAAGCCCCTGAGGATGGAGCCCAGTCCGATTTCAGCGGAAGCCACGATTGGATGGCTGGAAGGCAGTCGGCTGCCCGGGCGAGCCCCTGCCTTCATCGACCTTGCACTCCACCGTGCGCCGTCACTTGCACCCGATCCTTTGGAGGGTGGGACCCGACGAGCTGTCAGTGGTCCAGCGTGACGGTGCGCAGGTCCAAGCGGCGCAGCACCCTGTCCACGAGTTCGGGGTCATTGCCCGGTTCGTTGCGGGCCTTGAGCATTTCCTCGCGTGCGGCATCAAGTGCCTCGCGCTGGACATCGTCCATGATGGTGAGGATCTGCTTCAGGCGCAGCATCTTTTCCGGGTCCTTCTCGAAGTCGGCCTCGAGAATGGTGTGCAGCGAGGACATGCGCCGGGCCAGGGACTGGCGGCGTTCGGCAGGAAGGGCCGCGGCGGCCTTCGAGCGCTTCATGGTTTCCAGCGCGACCTTCTCCGCCCGCCGGGCCAGTGCACGCTGGGTCCGCTCTTCGACGGCGTGGTCATTGGGAAGCTTGAGCGCCCGCATCAGGGCCGGAAGCGTCAGGCCAGGCAAAACCAGCGTCACGATCAGCACCGTGCAGGCCGTTGCCACCACGAAGTTGCGCCCCTCGAGCGGTTGTCCATCGGCCATGGTCGAGGGGAGGGCCAGTGCCAGCGCCAGTGTGGCCAGCCCGCGCATCCCGCACCAGGAGAGCACCAGGACTTCCTTGAGCGATCCGGGAGTCTTGTTCTTGCGTTCGGTCCCGCCGATCTTGTACATGGCCATCATCCAGCCGAAGCGCACCAGCACGACGGTGGCGCAGATGGCCGCGATGCCGGGGATGAAGGTCAGCAGGTTCTTGCCCTCGTCCTGGATGATGTAGCGCATCTCGATGCCCACCAGTCCGAAGGCGACGCCGGTGGTCAACAGCTCCACCACGTCCCAGAAGGCGGTCCGGGTCAAGCGTTCCTCGGAGTCCTGCGGGCGGGCCCTGCGCCCCAGTTCCAGGGCCGTGACCACCACGGCAACGACGCCGGAGAAGTGGACTTCCTCGGCCAGCAGGTACACCGCGTAGGGCGCCACCAGCGTCGCGGCCGAGCGGGCCACCAGGTTCGGGACGAAGCGGTTCAGGGTGCCGATCAGCCAGGCCATGGCCAGGCCCAGGACGATGGCGCCGGCCGCGCCGATGAGGAACTTCGGCACGACGTTCCAACCGACCTCGCCTCCGCTCATGGCAGCGGCAACGGCCGCCTGGAAGATCACGATGGCCATGGCGTCGTTGAACAGGCCCTCGGTCTGCAGAACCGTGATGAGGCGGCGGCGCATCTTGACCTTGCTGGCGATGGCCTCCACCGCGACGGGATCGGGCGGGGCCACGATGGCGCCCAGTGCGATGGCCAGCGGCAAGGCCATGGACGAAACCATGAGCCAGGCGACACCCGCCACGGCGGCGGTGGTCGCGAGGACCAGCAGCACGGCCAGCAGCACCAGCGAGCGCCACCGCAGCCGGAAGATCGACCAGGAACTGCGCTGGGCAGCCGCGTAGAGCAGCGGCGGCAGGAAGAGCGGAAGGATGAGTTCCGGGTTGATGTGGACCTCGGGGATGAACGGCAGGAACGCCGCCCCGGCGGAGAAGAGCAGCATCAGGATGGGGTAGGGCAGGCGCATTCGTTCGCCCAGCCCGACCACCAGCACCGTCCCGAACAGCAGGCCGACCAACAGCAGCAGGAATTCCATGGGTGTCGCCTCACTCTTTCGCGTATCCCTAAGCTTTTCACACGTCGGTTTCGGCGAGGTTAAGCGCCACCTGTGTCACTGCACGCAGGCAGAGGGGGCGGAGGTCGGTTTCCCGTCCTCCGCCCCCTGGTGCGGTGCGTTGCCGTGTCAGCGTGAGGTGCTTCCTAGCCGATGCCGATGGCGCCGGTGAGCACGCCGACGGCGAGCATCACCAGGGAGACGACCAGTGCGCGCCAGAGGACCTTCTTGTGGTGGTCGCCCAGGTCGACCTTGGCCATCGAGACCAGCAGCAGGATCGCGGGAACCAGCGGCGACTGCATGTGGACCGGCTGGCCGGTGATCGAGGCGCGGGCCATGTCCACGGCGGGGATGCCGTAGTGGGCTCCCGCCTCGGTGAGCACCGGCAGGATGCCGAAGTAGAACGCGTCGTTGCTCATGAAGAACGTGGCGGGGATCGAGATGATGCCGGTGAGGATCGCCAGGTACGGGCCCATCGAGGTGGGGATGACGTCGACCAGCCAGGCGCTCATCGCGTCGACCATGCCGGTGCCCGAGAGCACGCCGGTGAGCACTGCGGCGGCAAGCACCATGGAGACCACGGCGATCACCGAGGAGGCGTGGGAGGCAATCATCTTGGCCTGGTCGGAGATCTTCGGGAAGTTCACCAGCAGGGCGACGGCGGTGCCGACCATGAACAGGTAGGACAGCGGCATCAGGTCCAGGATCAGCAGCACGAAGATGGCCACGGTCATCGAGAGATTGAACCAGAACAGCTTCGGGCGCAGGGTCTCGCGGGTCGGGTCCAGGACCGTGCCGTTCATGGTGGCGGTTTCGGTGCCGTCGCCGCGCACTGCAACCTTTTCCAGCAGGGCGACGCCGCGGCCGCCTGCAGGGGTCTGGGTGTTTCCGGAGTCGGAGGAGCCGGACGTGCCGCCGGTCATGACCGAACCCGGGCCCCAGCGCAGCGGGTCTTCGCGCTGCAGGCGCTTGCGCTCGGAGATGCCCATGGCCCAGGCGAAGCCGAAGACGACAACCAGGCCGACTGCCAGTGCCGGGATCATCGGGACGAACACTGCCGAGGCGTCCACGTGCAGGGCGGCCGCGGCGCGGGCGGTCGGACCGCCCCAGGGGACGATGTTCAGCGTGCCGTTGGTCAAACCTGCAACACAGGTCAGCACCACCGGGCTCATGCCCAGGCGCAGGTAGATCGGCAGCAGCGCCGCGGTGACCACGATGAAGGTGGTGGAGCCGTCGCCGTCCAGGGAAATCAGGCCGGTGAGCAGCGCGGTGCCCATGACGACCTTGGCCGGGTCGTTGCCGACCAGCTTCAGGATGCCGTCGACCAGCTTGTCGAAGAGCCCCACGTCGATCATGATGCCGAAGTACATGATGGCGAACATCAGCAGTGCGGCGGTTCCGGACATGGACTTCACGGCGTCCATGACCATGTCGCCGAGCCCCAGGCCGGCGCCGGCAAAGAGGCCGAAGACGGTTGGCACGATGATCAGCGCCAACAACGGGGTCATGCGCTTGGTCATGATGAGCGCCATGAACGTGGCGACCATCAGGAACCCGAGTGCTACCAGCATGGGGGGTCTCCTTCTAAAGATGGTGCGTATTTCTACGCGAGTGATGGGAGTCGGTGCCTGTGGGGGCCGGAAGCGTTGGCCGCCCGATGCACCGCGGATATACACGCTACGTGGTGCGCATCACGCCAGTGTGGTTGTGCCCACAAAGCACCCTTCTTCCCCTAAATCCTTTTTTGCTCATAAAGCCCACGAAGGTCCTAAACTGGTTTCATGCCCCAAGAGCCAAAGCCCTCCCGCGGTTTCGCCGCCCGGATCATGGGCCTGCAATTTGCGGTGGTGGGAATGATGATCCTCGCCGCTGCCGCCGGCGCCATGTGGGTGACCGTGGAACGCGTCAACGAGCAGGCCC contains:
- a CDS encoding Na+/H+ antiporter: MEFLLLLVGLLFGTVLVVGLGERMRLPYPILMLLFSAGAAFLPFIPEVHINPELILPLFLPPLLYAAAQRSSWSIFRLRWRSLVLLAVLLVLATTAAVAGVAWLMVSSMALPLAIALGAIVAPPDPVAVEAIASKVKMRRRLITVLQTEGLFNDAMAIVIFQAAVAAAMSGGEVGWNVVPKFLIGAAGAIVLGLAMAWLIGTLNRFVPNLVARSAATLVAPYAVYLLAEEVHFSGVVAVVVTALELGRRARPQDSEERLTRTAFWDVVELLTTGVAFGLVGIEMRYIIQDEGKNLLTFIPGIAAICATVVLVRFGWMMAMYKIGGTERKNKTPGSLKEVLVLSWCGMRGLATLALALALPSTMADGQPLEGRNFVVATACTVLIVTLVLPGLTLPALMRALKLPNDHAVEERTQRALARRAEKVALETMKRSKAAAALPAERRQSLARRMSSLHTILEADFEKDPEKMLRLKQILTIMDDVQREALDAAREEMLKARNEPGNDPELVDRVLRRLDLRTVTLDH
- a CDS encoding CitMHS family transporter — encoded protein: MLVALGFLMVATFMALIMTKRMTPLLALIIVPTVFGLFAGAGLGLGDMVMDAVKSMSGTAALLMFAIMYFGIMIDVGLFDKLVDGILKLVGNDPAKVVMGTALLTGLISLDGDGSTTFIVVTAALLPIYLRLGMSPVVLTCVAGLTNGTLNIVPWGGPTARAAAALHVDASAVFVPMIPALAVGLVVVFGFAWAMGISERKRLQREDPLRWGPGSVMTGGTSGSSDSGNTQTPAGGRGVALLEKVAVRGDGTETATMNGTVLDPTRETLRPKLFWFNLSMTVAIFVLLILDLMPLSYLFMVGTAVALLVNFPKISDQAKMIASHASSVIAVVSMVLAAAVLTGVLSGTGMVDAMSAWLVDVIPTSMGPYLAILTGIISIPATFFMSNDAFYFGILPVLTEAGAHYGIPAVDMARASITGQPVHMQSPLVPAILLLVSMAKVDLGDHHKKVLWRALVVSLVMLAVGVLTGAIGIG